The following proteins are encoded in a genomic region of Bacillus sp. FJAT-22090:
- a CDS encoding Rrf2 family transcriptional regulator yields MKISSRFTVAVHILSLINYDRNVICTSEWIAESVNTNPVVIRRVMGKLKNAGLIDIRRGLGGATLQKPLQEITLLDVYRAVDVVDEGELFQMHENPNPNCPVGANIQGVLELILFRAQDAMEAVLKEVTMEELVNVLNQKIG; encoded by the coding sequence ATGAAAATAAGCAGTCGATTTACAGTGGCCGTTCATATACTATCTCTCATAAATTATGATCGTAATGTTATTTGTACTTCAGAGTGGATTGCAGAAAGTGTAAATACAAATCCAGTAGTAATTCGAAGAGTTATGGGTAAGCTAAAAAATGCAGGACTCATAGATATTCGTCGTGGGCTAGGAGGAGCAACCCTTCAAAAACCGTTACAGGAAATAACGTTATTAGATGTGTATCGAGCGGTAGACGTGGTAGATGAGGGAGAATTATTTCAAATGCATGAAAACCCGAATCCGAATTGTCCCGTGGGAGCAAATATACAAGGTGTACTCGAATTAATTCTTTTTCGTGCACAAGATGCTATGGAAGCTGTGTTAAAAGAAGTCACAATGGAAGAGCTTGTAAATGTGTTAAATCAAAAAATTGGATAA